Proteins co-encoded in one Thermodesulfovibrionales bacterium genomic window:
- the coaE gene encoding dephospho-CoA kinase (Dephospho-CoA kinase (CoaE) performs the final step in coenzyme A biosynthesis.), giving the protein MLIVGLTGNYGMGKSTVLRMFRKLGAVTLETDEIVDTLLHDETVLVRIRKVFGETVIAQDGSLDRARIAAVVFRNRELREGLEGIIHPLVFEKIRDILEEMKERDGDEKVVIVEIPLLFEKGYAGQFQKTVTVFTSVEAALKRLEDAGVGREDSLLRLETQMPAHEKVRKSDFAIDNGGPLDET; this is encoded by the coding sequence GTGCTGATAGTCGGGCTGACAGGGAATTACGGCATGGGGAAGAGTACCGTCCTTAGGATGTTCAGAAAACTCGGTGCTGTCACCCTCGAGACCGATGAGATCGTAGACACCCTCCTCCATGATGAGACTGTTCTTGTGAGAATCCGGAAGGTCTTTGGCGAGACGGTAATCGCGCAGGACGGGAGTCTCGACAGGGCGAGGATTGCCGCCGTCGTATTCCGAAACAGGGAACTCCGGGAGGGCCTCGAAGGGATCATCCATCCTCTCGTCTTTGAGAAGATCCGGGATATTCTCGAAGAGATGAAGGAGAGAGACGGTGATGAGAAGGTGGTGATAGTCGAGATCCCCCTTCTCTTCGAGAAGGGATATGCCGGACAATTTCAGAAGACGGTAACGGTCTTCACCTCTGTTGAGGCTGCCTTGAAGCGTCTCGAAGATGCCGGCGTAGGAAGGGAGGATTCCCTGCTGCGTCTGGAGACGCAGATGCCGGCGCATGAAAAGGTCCGGAAGTCGGATTTCGCCATTGACAACGGCGGTCCTTTGGACGAGACAGA